The Deltaproteobacteria bacterium genomic sequence CATCCCCCGGTCCGATGCACTGTGCCCCCAATAGGCGGCCGCTTTCCTTTTCCACGACGAGCTTGGTGACGAGAAGCTTCCCGTTCATGAACATGGGTTTGTCGGGACTTGAATTGATCACGGTGACGATGTCGAATCCGGCCTTGCGTGCCGAACGCTCGGTCAGACCGGTTACCCCCGCGGCGTATTCAAAGATCTTACAAATTCCTGTCTGAATCGTGCCGGGGAACTTGACCGTGTTTCCGAGGACCGCATTCTCTCCGGCGATGCGGCCTTCGAGATTGGCCAGATCGCCAAAGGGCGCGTGTACGTTTTCACCCGTAATCCGGTTGGTGATTTCAATACAATCGCCGGCGGCATAGATATGCGGGTCCGATGTCTGCATGTACTCGTTGACCTTGATACCCCCTGTTTCGCCGAGATCCAGCCCGGCGTCGGCTGCCAATTTGGCATTCGGCCGCACGCCGACCGCCACAACCGCCAATTCACAGGGCAATTCCGTTCCATTGGAGAGCTTCACGCCTGCGAGTTTGCCTTGCTCCCCTAGAAAAGCCGCCACGGCGTAGTTTGTAATCACATCAACCGCATTATCCCGCACATGATTTTCCACCAGCTTCGCCATTTCCCAATCAAGGAACGTAAGGAGTTGGGGCATCATTTCGATTACGGTGATATTGATTCCGGCAAGCTGCAGGGCCTCGCAGGTTTCGATGCCGATCAGCCCGCCTCCGATGACCACCGCCTTTGTGATTTTTTTCTCGTCCCTGATTTTTCGCAGGTAATCCGCATCTTGAATCCTCTGAAGTGTTGTGATGCCCTCCAAGTCGTTGCCCGGAACAGGCGGCATGTTGGGTACGGCGCCCGTCGCCAGAATTAACGAATCGTAAGGCAGTTCATCTGTTTCACCCGTACGGAGGTTCCGGCAGGTCACCTTTTTGTTCAGACGATCGATGGAAATCGCCTCGGTTTCAACTCGCGCCTGTATTT encodes the following:
- a CDS encoding FAD-dependent oxidoreductase codes for the protein MRRIIVIGGSAAGPKAAAKARRLDEQAEVIIVQKEADLSMASCGYPYYIGGFFDDRNMLLCTPTGMVRDPIFYMNAKKIQARVETEAISIDRLNKKVTCRNLRTGETDELPYDSLILATGAVPNMPPVPGNDLEGITTLQRIQDADYLRKIRDEKKITKAVVIGGGLIGIETCEALQLAGINITVIEMMPQLLTFLDWEMAKLVENHVRDNAVDVITNYAVAAFLGEQGKLAGVKLSNGTELPCELAVVAVGVRPNAKLAADAGLDLGETGGIKVNEYMQTSDPHIYAAGDCIEITNRITGENVHAPFGDLANLEGRIAGENAVLGNTVKFPGTIQTGICKIFEYAAGVTGLTERSARKAGFDIVTVINSSPDKPMFMNGKLLVTKLVVEKESGRLLGAQCIGPGDVAKQIAQWAMAISGKLCLEDIINADLPYAPPFSLAIDHFIATAHIMQNKTKNRMRGISAREVKEKLDAETPPFILDIRDAVEFEAMRLGIGERLIPLGALRRRLDELPTDKNTEIICYCKISLRGYEAALVLEANGWKNVRVMEGGIMAWPYAREK